One Bacteroidota bacterium genomic region harbors:
- a CDS encoding copper homeostasis protein CutC, giving the protein MKKDVKIEVCVDSVESAMIAQQAGAHRIELCNNLIEGGTTPSAASIEIARKHLKIGLNVIIRPRGGDFLYSALELEIIKKDIQIAKSLGTEGVVFGMLTPEGKINEEICKSLIEIARPMSVTFHRAFDLCVDPFEGMETLINLGVDRILTSGQKNKAEDGLTLLTELVETANNRIIIMPGSGINEQNFSKIMNQCKAREYHVSCRTEIESKMLFRREDVKMGSFPNYNEYAYKQNDLQKLKSIIHVINH; this is encoded by the coding sequence ATGAAGAAAGATGTTAAAATAGAAGTTTGTGTCGATTCTGTCGAATCTGCCATGATTGCCCAACAAGCAGGGGCTCATCGTATTGAGTTATGCAATAATTTAATTGAAGGCGGGACCACTCCGAGTGCTGCAAGTATTGAAATTGCACGAAAACACCTTAAGATTGGGTTAAATGTAATTATCAGGCCAAGAGGCGGCGATTTTCTTTATTCGGCATTGGAACTGGAAATAATTAAGAAGGATATCCAGATCGCCAAATCACTTGGAACTGAGGGTGTAGTTTTCGGGATGTTAACTCCGGAAGGGAAAATTAATGAAGAAATCTGCAAATCCCTGATTGAAATCGCACGACCCATGAGCGTTACATTTCATCGCGCTTTTGATCTTTGCGTTGATCCATTTGAAGGAATGGAAACTTTAATCAATTTGGGAGTTGACCGGATCCTCACTTCCGGACAAAAAAACAAAGCTGAAGATGGATTGACATTACTTACAGAATTGGTAGAAACAGCAAACAACCGTATTATTATCATGCCCGGAAGTGGCATCAATGAACAAAATTTCTCAAAAATCATGAACCAATGCAAGGCCAGAGAATACCATGTTTCGTGCAGGACGGAAATAGAAAGTAAGATGTTGTTCCGCAGAGAAGATGTAAAAATGGGAAGCTTCCCCAATTATAATGAATATGCTTACAAACAAAACGACTTGCAAAAACTGAAATCAATCATCCATGTAATCAATCATTGA